CCATAACTACACCATGATGGGGCTCATCGCCGAAGAGGAACGCACCGAATCCGGACACCGCCTCTATCCGGAAAGCGTCTTCGAACGGCTCAAGAAGATCCAGATGCTCTCCCGCCACCGGCCGCTCCGCGAGGTGGCGGAAATCCTGCGCAAGGAAGATCAGGCCGCGAAGGCCTCCGCGAAAAGTTCGTAACGCCCGTCCCGCGGTCCGCGGGCCCGGTTCGGAGAGAGGGGGGACATGCAGGCCAGCCGTTGGTGGCGGCGGGCGCTCCGGGAGTGGCCGCTCCTGGGAGCCGCGCTCGGCCTTCTTTCCCTGCTC
Above is a window of Planctomycetota bacterium DNA encoding:
- a CDS encoding MerR family DNA-binding transcriptional regulator is translated as METPPRKLYKIGEVIRYSGLSRQTIHNYTMMGLIAEEERTESGHRLYPESVFERLKKIQMLSRHRPLREVAEILRKEDQAAKASAKSS